A genomic segment from Stappia indica encodes:
- the rpsL gene encoding 30S ribosomal protein S12, which translates to MPTINQLVRLNRKPTVKKSKTPALGGNPQKRAVCTRVYTTTPRKPNSALRKVARVRMTNGNEVTAYIPGEGHNLQEHSVVLVRGGGPNDLPGVRYRVIRGVLDTQGVKDRKKRRSLYGSKRPK; encoded by the coding sequence ATGCCGACAATCAACCAGTTGGTTCGCCTGAACCGTAAGCCGACCGTCAAGAAGTCCAAGACCCCCGCGCTGGGCGGTAACCCGCAGAAGCGCGCGGTTTGCACCCGCGTCTACACCACGACGCCGCGCAAGCCGAACTCGGCTCTTCGTAAGGTCGCGCGTGTTCGCATGACCAATGGCAATGAAGTCACCGCCTACATTCCGGGCGAGGGCCACAACCTGCAGGAGCACTCCGTGGTGCTCGTGCGTGGCGGCGGCCCGAACGATCTTCCGGGCGTGCGCTACCGCGTGATCCGCGGCGTGCTCGACACCCAGGGCGTCAAGGACCGTAAGAAGCGCCGTTCGCTCTACGGCTCCAAGCGTCCGAAGTAA
- the gyrB gene encoding DNA topoisomerase (ATP-hydrolyzing) subunit B produces the protein MSDTPTGSESEPQATNGADDYGADSIKVLKGLDAVRKRPGMYIGDTDDGSGLHHMVYEVVDNAIDEALAGHADRVTVTLNAEGSVTVTDNGRGIPTDVHSEEGVSAAEVIMTQLHAGGKFDQNSYKVSGGLHGVGVSVVNALSTWLDLRIWRSGKEHRMRFRNGEAEAPLAVVGPAEGRKGTEVTFMPSPETFTRIEFDFGTLEHRLRELAFLNSGVRILLTDRRGVEEKAVELFYEGGLEAFVRYLDRAKHPLIEAPIVMRTEKDGITVEAAMWWNDSYHEQVLCFTNNIPQRDGGTHLAGFRGALTRQMTGYAEQSGILKKEKVSLTGDDCREGLTCVLSVKVPDPKFSSQTKDKLVSSEVRPVVENAISAALAEWLEENPAPARVLVSKIVEAASAREAARKARELTRRKGALDVASLPGKLADCQERDPAKSELFLVEGDSAGGSAKQGRSRENQAILPLRGKILNVERARFDKMLSSNEIGTLITALGTGIGKEEFNLAKLRYHKIIIMTDADVDGAHIRTLLLTFFFRQMPDLIEQGHIYIAQPPLYKVKRGNSEQYLKDQEALENYLIDTGLEDCTLTLAGGEVRSGHDLRDVVEKARAVAGILDGLHSRYDRDVVEQAAIAGALNPDVHDDPVRAAEAAAYIARRLDILADEFERGWEGKVLDNGDLVFERTVRGVKEVATIDAALLGSADARKLDARTQNLQEVYVKAATLARKGSDTAIRGPRALLDAVFVQGRKGIAMQRYKGLGEMNAEQLWETTLDPNVRSLLQVKVREADAADDIFTKLMGDDVDPRRAFIQENALAVANLDV, from the coding sequence ATGAGCGACACTCCGACGGGCAGCGAAAGCGAACCGCAAGCCACCAACGGCGCAGACGACTACGGCGCCGACTCGATCAAGGTCCTCAAGGGCCTCGATGCGGTGCGCAAGCGCCCGGGCATGTATATCGGCGACACCGACGACGGTTCCGGCCTCCACCACATGGTGTACGAGGTGGTCGACAACGCCATCGACGAGGCCCTGGCCGGCCACGCGGACCGCGTCACCGTGACGCTGAACGCCGAAGGCTCGGTCACCGTGACCGACAACGGCCGCGGCATTCCCACCGACGTGCACTCCGAGGAAGGCGTGTCCGCCGCCGAGGTCATCATGACCCAGCTGCATGCCGGCGGTAAGTTCGACCAGAACTCCTACAAGGTGTCGGGCGGCCTGCACGGCGTCGGCGTCTCGGTGGTGAACGCCCTGTCGACCTGGCTCGACCTGCGCATCTGGCGCAGCGGCAAAGAGCACCGCATGCGCTTCCGCAACGGCGAGGCCGAGGCCCCGTTGGCCGTCGTCGGCCCGGCGGAAGGGCGCAAGGGCACCGAGGTGACCTTCATGCCCTCGCCCGAGACCTTCACCCGCATCGAATTCGACTTCGGCACGCTGGAGCACCGGCTGCGCGAGCTGGCCTTCCTGAACTCCGGCGTGCGCATTCTCCTGACCGACCGCCGCGGCGTCGAGGAGAAGGCGGTCGAGCTGTTCTACGAAGGCGGCCTGGAGGCCTTCGTGCGCTATCTCGACCGGGCCAAGCACCCGCTCATCGAGGCGCCGATCGTCATGCGGACCGAGAAGGACGGCATCACGGTCGAGGCGGCCATGTGGTGGAACGACAGCTACCACGAGCAGGTTCTGTGCTTCACCAACAACATCCCGCAGCGCGACGGCGGCACGCATCTGGCCGGCTTCCGCGGCGCGCTGACCCGGCAGATGACCGGCTATGCGGAGCAGTCGGGCATCCTCAAGAAGGAGAAGGTCTCGCTCACCGGCGACGACTGCCGCGAGGGACTGACCTGCGTGCTCTCGGTCAAGGTGCCGGACCCGAAATTCTCGTCCCAGACCAAGGACAAGCTGGTTTCGTCCGAGGTTCGCCCGGTGGTCGAGAACGCCATCAGCGCCGCGCTCGCCGAGTGGCTGGAAGAAAACCCGGCCCCCGCGCGCGTGCTCGTCTCCAAGATCGTCGAGGCGGCCTCGGCGCGCGAGGCGGCGCGCAAGGCGCGCGAGCTGACCCGGCGCAAGGGCGCGCTGGACGTCGCCTCGCTGCCCGGCAAGCTGGCCGACTGCCAGGAACGCGACCCGGCCAAGTCCGAGCTCTTCCTGGTGGAGGGCGATTCGGCCGGCGGCTCCGCGAAGCAGGGCCGCAGCCGCGAGAATCAGGCGATCCTGCCGCTGCGCGGCAAGATCCTCAATGTCGAGCGGGCGCGCTTCGACAAGATGCTGTCGTCGAACGAGATCGGCACGCTGATCACAGCGCTCGGCACCGGCATCGGCAAGGAAGAGTTCAACCTCGCCAAGCTGCGCTACCACAAGATCATCATCATGACGGACGCCGACGTCGACGGCGCCCACATCCGCACGCTGCTGCTGACTTTCTTCTTCCGGCAGATGCCGGACCTGATCGAGCAGGGCCACATCTATATCGCCCAGCCGCCGCTCTACAAGGTCAAGCGCGGCAACTCCGAGCAGTACCTTAAGGACCAGGAAGCGCTGGAGAACTACCTGATCGATACGGGCCTGGAAGACTGCACGCTGACCCTGGCCGGCGGCGAGGTGCGCAGCGGACACGACCTGCGCGACGTGGTCGAGAAGGCGCGGGCGGTTGCCGGCATTCTCGACGGCCTGCATTCGCGCTACGACCGCGACGTGGTCGAGCAGGCGGCGATTGCCGGCGCGCTGAACCCCGACGTGCATGACGATCCCGTGCGTGCGGCGGAGGCGGCAGCCTATATCGCCCGCCGGCTGGACATTCTGGCCGACGAGTTCGAGCGCGGCTGGGAAGGCAAGGTGCTCGACAATGGCGACCTCGTCTTCGAGCGGACCGTGCGCGGCGTGAAGGAGGTGGCGACCATCGATGCGGCGCTGCTCGGCTCGGCCGATGCCCGCAAGCTGGACGCCCGCACCCAGAACCTGCAGGAGGTCTACGTCAAGGCCGCGACGCTGGCCCGCAAGGGCAGCGACACGGCCATTCGCGGGCCGCGGGCGCTGCTCGACGCGGTGTTCGTGCAAGGGCGCAAGGGCATCGCGATGCAGCGCTACAAGGGTCTCGGCGAGATGAACGCCGAGCAGCTCTGGGAAACCACGCTCGATCCGAACGTGCGCTCCCTGCTGCAGGTGAAGGTGCGCGAGGCGGATGCCGCCGACGACATCTTCACCAAGCTGATGGGCGACGACGTCGACCCGCGGCGCGCCTTCATCCAGGAGAACGCCCTCGCGGTCGCCAATCTGGACGTCTGA
- a CDS encoding LysE family translocator, with product MDVSALLVFAAALFVAAVIPGPGIAAIVARVLARGREGAFAFCFGIALGDVIWLGFAVAGLAVLAKTFGTVFLVLKYAGALYLAYLAYKMWTAPADGGLAALGPVRKESPFALALGGLAVTMGNPKVMVFYLALLPNIIALETVTVLGYAELSLITFAVLAVVLGGYCLLAERARKMLASPRAVRLLNRVAGSVMAGAAVAVATR from the coding sequence ATGGATGTTTCCGCGCTGCTCGTCTTCGCTGCGGCCCTGTTCGTCGCGGCCGTCATTCCCGGACCCGGCATCGCCGCCATCGTCGCGCGCGTGCTGGCGCGCGGGCGCGAGGGGGCCTTCGCCTTCTGCTTCGGCATCGCGCTCGGCGACGTGATCTGGCTGGGCTTTGCGGTCGCCGGCCTTGCCGTGCTGGCCAAGACCTTCGGCACGGTGTTCCTGGTGCTGAAATATGCCGGCGCGCTCTATCTCGCCTATCTGGCCTACAAGATGTGGACCGCACCGGCCGATGGCGGCCTGGCAGCGCTCGGCCCCGTGCGCAAGGAGAGCCCTTTCGCCCTGGCCTTGGGCGGGCTGGCCGTCACCATGGGCAACCCCAAGGTGATGGTCTTCTATCTGGCGCTCCTGCCCAACATCATCGCGCTGGAGACGGTGACCGTGCTCGGATATGCCGAGCTGTCGCTGATCACCTTCGCGGTGCTGGCCGTGGTGCTGGGCGGCTATTGCCTGCTTGCCGAGCGGGCACGGAAGATGCTGGCCAGCCCCAGGGCGGTGCGACTTCTCAACAGGGTCGCTGGCTCCGTCATGGCGGGGGCTGCGGTCGCCGTTGCCACGCGGTGA
- a CDS encoding cryptochrome/photolyase family protein → MTRPILIPILGDQLSFGLSALQDVDKSAARLLMMEVAQETTYVPHHRKKIAFILAAMRHHAAALRRAGWQVDYVELNDPDNTGSFAGEIGRAVARHDPLRIRATEPGEWRVLEILRGLESAHNLPVDILPDSRFLCSAKEFAAWADGRKQLRMEYFYREMRRKTGLLMEGDEPVGGRWNFDAENRKPADTDLFMPRPLDFEPDTTTRAVLDLVEARFPGGFGRLTPFRFAVTTEDAEAALERFIKEALPCFGDYQDAMLTGEKYLYHSVLSPYINAGLLDPLQVCRKAEQAFLDGAVPLNSAEGFIRQIIGWREYVRGIYWLKMPGYAGANHFGANRPLPEFYWSAETKMACLCEVVGQTRDEAYAHHIQRLIVTGNFALIAGIDPHQVHEWYLAVYADAFEWVELPNTVGMSQFADGGLLASKPYAASGNYINKMSDHCRNCGYDVKDRTGENACPFNALYWDFLIRNRERLGANPRLAQPYRTWDRMSAETRKDYLKAAARSLKRLEAGTL, encoded by the coding sequence ATGACCAGACCCATCCTCATTCCGATCCTCGGCGACCAGCTCTCCTTCGGCCTCTCGGCGCTGCAGGACGTCGACAAGAGCGCCGCACGACTGCTGATGATGGAGGTCGCGCAGGAGACGACCTACGTCCCGCACCATCGCAAGAAGATCGCCTTCATCCTGGCCGCCATGCGCCATCACGCCGCCGCCCTGCGCCGGGCCGGCTGGCAGGTCGATTATGTCGAGCTCAATGATCCGGACAATACCGGCAGCTTTGCGGGCGAGATCGGCCGGGCGGTGGCGCGGCACGATCCCTTGCGGATCCGGGCGACCGAGCCCGGCGAGTGGCGGGTGCTGGAGATCCTGCGCGGGCTAGAGAGCGCGCACAACCTGCCGGTCGACATCCTGCCCGACAGCCGTTTCCTGTGCAGCGCCAAGGAGTTCGCTGCCTGGGCGGACGGCCGCAAGCAGCTGCGGATGGAGTATTTCTACCGCGAGATGCGGCGCAAGACCGGACTGCTGATGGAGGGCGACGAGCCCGTCGGAGGTCGCTGGAACTTCGATGCGGAGAACCGCAAGCCGGCGGACACCGACCTCTTCATGCCGCGCCCGCTGGACTTCGAGCCGGACACGACGACGCGGGCGGTGCTGGACCTGGTCGAGGCGCGGTTTCCGGGCGGGTTCGGCAGGCTCACCCCGTTCCGCTTCGCCGTCACCACCGAGGACGCCGAGGCGGCGCTGGAGCGCTTCATCAAGGAGGCCCTGCCCTGCTTCGGCGACTATCAGGACGCCATGCTGACCGGGGAAAAGTACCTCTACCACTCGGTCCTGTCGCCCTACATCAATGCCGGCCTGCTCGATCCCTTGCAGGTCTGCCGCAAGGCGGAGCAAGCGTTTCTCGACGGTGCCGTGCCGCTCAACTCGGCCGAGGGGTTCATCCGCCAGATCATCGGCTGGCGGGAATATGTGCGCGGCATCTACTGGCTGAAGATGCCGGGCTATGCCGGCGCCAATCATTTCGGCGCGAACCGGCCGCTGCCGGAATTCTACTGGAGCGCGGAGACGAAAATGGCCTGCCTGTGCGAGGTCGTCGGCCAGACCCGCGACGAGGCCTACGCGCATCACATCCAGCGGCTGATAGTGACCGGCAATTTCGCGCTGATCGCCGGCATCGACCCGCACCAGGTGCACGAGTGGTATCTCGCGGTCTATGCGGACGCCTTCGAATGGGTGGAGTTGCCGAACACGGTCGGCATGAGCCAGTTCGCCGATGGCGGGCTGCTCGCCTCCAAACCCTATGCGGCGAGCGGCAACTACATCAACAAGATGTCGGACCACTGCCGCAACTGCGGCTACGACGTGAAGGACCGCACCGGCGAAAACGCCTGCCCGTTCAATGCGTTGTACTGGGACTTCCTGATCCGCAACCGGGAAAGGCTCGGCGCCAATCCGCGTCTTGCCCAGCCCTACCGGACCTGGGACCGCATGTCGGCGGAGACCCGCAAGGACTACCTCAAAGCCGCCGCGCGCAGCCTGAAACGGCTCGAAGCCGGCACGCTCTAG
- the recF gene encoding DNA replication/repair protein RecF (All proteins in this family for which functions are known are DNA-binding proteins that assist the filamentation of RecA onto DNA for the initiation of recombination or recombinational repair.), translated as MGEPVQVAIGSLTLTDFRNYEQASVAFGARLVALVGDNGSGKTNLLEAVSLLTAGRGLRRAQLDDIRRQGAPAGWSVAARVEGVAGETRIGVGHAPGETGRRVRIDGADARSSEQLLDYLRVLWLLPAMDGLFTGAAGDRRRFLDRLVLAIDPGHGRRVADLEKTLRARNRLLEEGGSAAFLDAVEAQLAPLAVAVGFARRETVALLQARIRQQGDLGLPFPLAGVELAGEFERDCEGIAAYDIEDRYRDQLAATRMRDRAAGRTLYGPHRSDLAVRHLAKDMPAALASTGEQKALLIGLVLAHAEVTSQTAGMTPVLLLDEVAAHLDPGRRRALFSRLAELGLQVLMTGTDSQLFVDLPEGSQILKVAQSTISPYMKD; from the coding sequence ATGGGCGAGCCGGTCCAGGTTGCCATCGGCAGTCTGACACTCACCGATTTCAGGAACTACGAGCAGGCGAGCGTCGCATTCGGCGCCCGCCTTGTGGCGTTGGTCGGCGACAACGGCTCCGGCAAGACCAACCTGCTGGAGGCGGTCTCGCTGCTGACCGCCGGGCGCGGTCTGCGCCGGGCCCAACTCGACGACATCCGCCGGCAGGGGGCGCCCGCCGGCTGGAGCGTTGCCGCCCGTGTCGAGGGCGTGGCCGGGGAGACCCGCATCGGCGTCGGCCATGCGCCCGGCGAGACCGGCCGGCGTGTGCGCATCGACGGCGCGGATGCCCGCTCTTCCGAACAGTTGCTCGACTATCTGCGCGTGCTCTGGCTGCTGCCGGCGATGGACGGGCTGTTCACCGGCGCGGCCGGCGACCGCCGCCGCTTCCTCGACCGCCTGGTGCTGGCGATCGACCCAGGCCATGGCCGCCGCGTCGCCGATCTGGAAAAGACCCTGCGCGCCCGCAATCGCCTGCTGGAGGAGGGCGGCTCTGCCGCCTTTCTCGATGCGGTGGAGGCGCAGCTCGCCCCGCTTGCGGTTGCCGTCGGCTTTGCCCGGCGCGAGACCGTCGCCCTGTTGCAGGCCCGCATCCGCCAGCAGGGCGACCTCGGTCTGCCCTTCCCGCTGGCCGGGGTGGAGCTTGCCGGCGAGTTCGAGCGCGACTGCGAAGGCATTGCGGCCTACGACATCGAGGACCGCTACCGCGATCAGCTCGCCGCGACCCGCATGCGCGACCGCGCCGCCGGGCGGACCCTTTACGGGCCGCATCGCAGCGATCTGGCGGTGCGCCATCTGGCCAAGGACATGCCGGCGGCCCTTGCCTCCACCGGCGAGCAGAAGGCGCTGCTGATCGGTCTTGTGCTGGCCCATGCGGAAGTGACCTCGCAGACCGCCGGCATGACCCCGGTGCTGCTGCTGGACGAGGTCGCCGCCCATCTCGACCCGGGCCGGCGCAGGGCGTTGTTCTCGCGCCTGGCGGAACTGGGGCTGCAGGTGCTGATGACCGGCACCGACAGCCAGCTTTTCGTCGATCTTCCCGAAGGCAGCCAGATACTGAAGGTCGCACAATCGACCATTTCGCCTTATATGAAGGACTGA
- a CDS encoding L,D-transpeptidase: MTASMTRRALLVGAGAMAANISLPIPAFASSKWFDGAAADNGFEYRRTNFSVIKPHWRRQMVKYFSQESPGTVVVDTRNHFLYWIWENNTALRYGVGVGREGFQWFGRAQVRRKALWPRWVPPPDMRKRQPDLPKLVEGGAPNNPLGPRALYLHHDSGADTGYRLHGTLEPWSIGSDVSSGCIRMFPEDIIDLYQRCPVGTRVSVLEHLGAGTPQDQERT, translated from the coding sequence ATGACGGCATCCATGACACGGCGCGCGCTGCTGGTCGGCGCCGGCGCGATGGCGGCGAACATCTCGCTGCCCATACCGGCATTCGCGTCCTCGAAATGGTTCGACGGGGCCGCTGCGGACAATGGCTTCGAGTACCGCCGCACCAATTTCTCGGTGATCAAGCCGCATTGGCGCCGGCAGATGGTCAAGTATTTCTCGCAAGAATCGCCGGGCACGGTGGTCGTCGACACGCGCAACCACTTCCTCTACTGGATCTGGGAGAACAACACCGCGCTGCGTTACGGCGTCGGCGTCGGGCGCGAAGGCTTCCAGTGGTTCGGCCGCGCGCAGGTCCGCCGCAAGGCGCTGTGGCCGCGCTGGGTGCCGCCCCCCGACATGCGCAAGCGCCAGCCCGACCTGCCGAAACTGGTCGAGGGCGGCGCGCCGAACAACCCGCTGGGCCCCCGCGCGCTCTACCTGCACCACGACAGCGGCGCCGACACCGGCTACCGGCTGCATGGCACGCTGGAGCCGTGGAGCATCGGCAGCGACGTCTCGTCGGGCTGCATCCGCATGTTCCCCGAAGACATCATCGACCTCTACCAGCGCTGCCCGGTCGGAACCCGCGTGTCGGTTCTGGAGCATCTGGGCGCCGGCACACCGCAGGATCAGGAGCGCACGTGA
- a CDS encoding OmpA family protein yields the protein MTAFSTPATGRALRPRLSFSPLLLAGLAACALLAGCNTVENVASPDVTNAPVLGFANMEPGSEEAFMLNVGRRTYFTPGSAEIDETARMTLDKQAEWLMSHRTWYAKIQGFSDDPGSTGDNTALSTRRANAVMAYLVGKGVAPNRLWAKGYGTERKVRDCAEEECKAQNRRVVTNLREERER from the coding sequence GTGACCGCCTTTTCGACGCCCGCAACCGGCCGCGCCTTGCGGCCGCGCCTCTCGTTTTCGCCCCTGCTGCTGGCCGGGCTTGCCGCCTGCGCGCTTCTCGCCGGCTGCAACACGGTCGAGAATGTCGCCTCGCCGGACGTCACCAACGCGCCGGTGCTCGGCTTCGCCAACATGGAGCCGGGCAGCGAGGAGGCCTTCATGCTCAATGTCGGCCGGCGGACCTATTTCACGCCCGGCTCGGCGGAGATCGACGAGACCGCCCGCATGACGCTCGACAAGCAGGCCGAGTGGCTGATGTCCCACCGGACCTGGTACGCCAAGATCCAGGGCTTTTCGGACGATCCGGGCAGCACCGGCGACAACACGGCGCTTTCGACGCGCCGGGCGAACGCGGTGATGGCCTATCTGGTCGGCAAGGGCGTCGCGCCGAACCGCCTGTGGGCCAAGGGCTACGGAACGGAGCGCAAGGTGCGCGATTGCGCCGAAGAAGAATGCAAGGCGCAGAACCGCCGGGTGGTCACCAACCTCCGCGAAGAACGCGAGCGTTGA